In the genome of Channa argus isolate prfri chromosome 8, Channa argus male v1.0, whole genome shotgun sequence, the window GGAGGCCTCCAAGATGCTTACAATTTCTGACTAGAAGAAATCAAAAAACACAGCTCTTCTGCTTTAAAGGCTTaacaaaaatattagaaacGCAGCTCATGCATTTCTTTATGTATTGCAGACAAGgaaggatttgtgtgtgtgtgtgtgtgtgtgtgtgtgtgtgtgtgtgtgtgtgtgtgtgtgtgtgtgtgtgtgtgtattcggTCATGATACGAGGGTTAACGTCATTCTAAAAAgcctctttttgtctcttggcaaaaaaacaaaccaaagcaaCAGTCATTTCTTatctttcatcttttcatctctcAGCTTCAAGTATGTTTACACATGACCTGTGACAGGTCAGTAAACACATGACGTCTTCACTTGAGATGTAACCAAAGACACGTTTTCTCTGGAGCTACTAGACTTTAGAGCCATTTAGGTTCAAGTCTGTTGAATGCCCGTTCTCAGACCCTTCTCCTCCAGGTGAGGGGATCTCATCCGGAATGCCATTTAAGTCAGACCTGGATGGCTGTCTGTCTGATGTCTGTGATGATGATCCTTCCCCGGATCTGGGCAGCGGGGGCCCATTCACACACGTCCCTCCTTCAGATTTGCCAAAGTTAAACAGTTTCCCAGGGTTAAAGGCTTTGCTGGGTGACTGAGAACGCTCCTGAGAGCTGCTAcctgatgatgaagatgatgatgatgacgctGTCACTGAGGCATTCGTGGCTGTGGTGGTAGCCCCAGATGCCGCAGCACCTTCCTTCTTATTTTCGGGTGACTTGAGAAATTTAAAGCTCAGGAACCCAGGCAGCTTTGGTTCACTGCCGGTGGGTGACTGAGGGGAGCGGGCACCACCCGAGGAGAACTTACTCTGCAGCGGGATGATTTGTTTCAGCTTCATCACATTGTTGTTGGCCAGCAGAGAGCTGGGCCTCTTGGGTTTGTCCGAtaccccaccccctcctcctcctcctcctcctcctggtcCACCCCCAGGGCGTGATTTGTTGTTGTGACTTTTGTCATGATGGTGGTCTCCCGAGGTTTCGCCCTTGCTGTcatctctttccctttctctgcGAGCCATATGCTCTGCTTGCCtctgcctctcctcctcctccctcttcctcctctgcagcTGCTGGTAATGCTGCTGCGCCTGCCGCTCATGCTtctgcagaggaagagaaacatCCACACAAAGTATTTACTAAAATCAGCACTAACACAGCAAACTGTTACATTACTGCAGTGAAACACTGCTAACAAATCCCTTACTACAGTAAGAACACAGCATATTACTGCAGGTTTTACTAAAGCTTATACTCGTTTTTTGAGATCTgcaaatttagtttttcaaaagCAGATGTTGCTAAAATATCACCAGCAGTGTGCAAACAGGAATTTGACACGAAAACAAAAGTCGCAGTGCTGCAGTACAGTGTGCTTGTAACAGAAATGTGGTCTTCTGATGGTGGATGATTTACTGTGAAGCTCAGTAGTTTTTAAAGGCACTAGTTCAAACTGCCTTAACAGTTTAAATCCACCCTTCTCTTGCAATGTCGTATAGGCAAATTGaaattttcctctttttacaTTGTCTCATAATGTACCTTAAAGGCCTCCCTGCGTTGATAATCCAGTTTAGCCATTTCCTCTCGGACCCATGTGGGAATGTCAGGAATGGCCACGTGGATGACGTACTTCAAGAGAATGGCAAAGTGCTGCAGATAGACAGCAAAAAGACCCAAATGCATGTAATGTAACACACATAAATCCATGGCACTAAGAAAAGAACACACCACTTCAGAATACACTTGAACTAATGTTACTTGAACTAATTCTGGCAAAACAACATTTGGGATGTGAAATTCTCCTTCTGATAGGCCTGACTTCTTTATCAGGCCAAGACAGCGCTGCAGGCTGTTTACCTTTTTCTGAATATAGACAGCCACAGAGTGCAGTGCTGACAGAACCAGTATCTAAATAGGCTACAAGCAgtagaagaataaaaaagactgttccaattcatatttttttcaaactaccTGCATGATAAAAAACCTATTTCAAGtacagcacagtacagtatatattttttatcaaatgtaattacaatatGGAATAAAGATGCAGGACACCCAGAATTAGAGAAGCTCAAGTGTCTATTATATACTATAAATGCTATATGCACATAGGAAAATGTGatatacaaacacaatataTAGAATAACTATCAATTTCTTCtcttaaaattgttaaaattttcTATATCAAAAGTTAATACACGTTATCAAAGACAACATCCTGGCAGCATCTATCTGTGTCGCAATAGGGGAAGGTTAATGTTTATAGGATTTGATGAACTGTCCAAGGTCTTTGCatgtaaaaaatactttgagTAGTGAAGGTTTTTGCAGCTACAATACTAGACACTTTTTTTGATTAACATGTATTTTGTGTTGGGTCATAAGAACAGGGTGATGCTGAAAAAGCTGGCGCCTAAGAGAAAAGGTTTGATAAAGCCCTGCGCTGACAAGCATGATGCAACTGCGGTACCTCAAGGATGACAATAGAGATGATGGCCATCTCCGGACTGAGCCATGGGAATAGACGCTGCAGCTGACCGCACTGACCAATCAGGTAACAGTTCACTATAATAGCAATCAGACCCATGGCTTCCATTGCAGTCTGgacaaagaaagcaaagaaagcatttcagctgtttttttcatctggtcAGCACATGACAACATCActagaacattttaaactgtgACAATTCATTCAGTCAATTGAGGTAGAAAAATCTTTTACAGTGGTTGTCACTGACCTGCCACTGGCCGATGCTCTCCACTCTGACCCCAAATGGTCTCTGCAGACCCGTGCAGAGCTTGAAGGCATCACTGCGAATCTCAATGATGTTGTTAATGAGAGCGCACATGGCCGCCAGCGGAAaggcagaggagaagaggacCACATAGCCAAACTGGACAAACATCTCTTGGTAGTCCTGAAAGGTGTCCTGACGGAGACAGTGTGGATCAGTACACCGCAGCTCTATCAAGTACAGCTAGAAGACTCAATTACATTTCTGATACAAGATAACAAGAAAGAGCAGTGTTTTTCTCAACACACTCAGGGGACTTGTAGGTGTCAACTATGAAGCCTGAGATTTAGTCTTCTCTAACTTTAGAAAGTTCTATGAAAACTTACCTAAGTATGAGGAAAATGACAGTGATCCCCTCCTgtccacatactgtactgtatacgGCTAATCTGTTATacatttcagttattttctttCTGAACACAAATTTACCAACTTGGGAGTTATTCTCATATTGTTATTTGGCTACTTGTAATGATAAAAGTTGTACTCACAATTGAGAGGACctacagcttttttaaaatatatagcACAGAAGTTATCTGAATCTGACCACAGTTAAATACATAGTGTATTAAAAACCCTGAAGATGCAGCCACAAAAGTCACAGACAGGAGATGCTGTTTAGCTCCTCATCAACCTGTCAGATGACCTATTTGACATATTGATCCACACACAtgctgggtttgttttttttgtttatagtaGCGCAAGATTGTGGTTTGTGTTCAATTTAGCTTCCATCTATGCTGGATAAGCGCCAGTAAGCGAGAGATGAAGATGTGCAAGGtttgtaaatgcaaaaataaaatcacatggtACACATTCTGCAGCTTTACTTGCCTGCAAACAATACGATAAAGTGATGCACCAGTTGGCCAAATGATTACTTAATTGTTTAAGAGTATTTAGtttgaatgcaaatgttttgaaagCTGTGAGAGTCAAATAGGACAATAACGAAAAGCTTCCTTTAAAGGGGTTCAAAGAATAGAAAGTGCCATCCTTGTAAAACTGTGTGCATAGCTCCCAGTTTAAACAGCCCTTACAGCATAAGTCTGCATGCAGCTCTCCATCTCAGCCTGAGTGAGCGTGGTGCTCGCTCTCTCTTCAGGTGGATCCATCCATGATTCCCTTTTCATTTTAGGCTCTGGTCTCTCTGCGCTCCTGCCTCTTCTCCTCTGTCGCAGTGACGTGCTGCTCTCAGAACCAGCAGGCAGTGGCGTAgcaccagctgcagcagcagcaccagcaggaGCATTAATTCCCTCAGCCGCACCCGTCCCTCCCCCGCCTGACTCCTTCACATCATGGATACCATTATCATCGTCGTCGtcacacatttcaaacacagaggCCGGGTCCATTCCTTTTTCCACCATAGTAGGACTCCCCTCCTCTAGGAAACTGTTATCCATAGGGGGGCCACTGCAGGCCGGCCTCCTGTCCACCTAAACAACAACACACCAGCAACATAAAACTACAGTTACTTttataataacatttacaaaCCACCCAGTATATTTGGAGGGAGCTTTCTTCTCAAATAATGAAAGTTAATGTTATCACATAGACTTGCACCTTCTCAATGAAGCTGACTTTCCTCAGCTTCAAACCGCAGTCGATCAGACTTTCCTCCTCCGTCTCTCCTTCACTGAACCTCCCACTGTCAGCCTCGTCCCTCTCTACTCCCTCCTCTTCATCAGGAACCCCACATCCCCCATTCAGACACTTCTTTTCCCTGTGAGGAGTTGAAGACACCAACACACGTcagacaaaatgtgtgtgtatgtgtgtgttttaacacagCGGTGATCTGCTGCTCTATTTACTCAGTGACTGAATTGCATGAATCATAGCTGCATGCAGTGCACAGACAACAGCAGAGGTAGATAAAAGTGACTTTGTATTTGAACCCCAGCAGATCTATTTGGAGtgactaatacctggagtgttGGCGTGAAAGACAActgtaaatacatacagtaaagtacttttattttgtatgtagGTTCACTATAATGTGTGTTACAAACTGCATGATTAAACaattaatttcagcttttttaaaactctAGTGTTAATACTAAAGGGGTCCCACATTTTCAGGTGCtgctgtaactgtaaatgtgttgACTTCATGTATTAACTGAATGAGAGTTTAAGTAATGACTTTGACCTTCTCTCCGACTGCCCCACCCCAGGCTTGGTGCCCCTCAGTCCAGGCCCTGGCATGGTCAGGTCAGTGGGAGAGGACTGGGCTTTTCCAGCTGCCAGACGGGCATATTTCAGCAGCACTGAGAGCAACAGTTCCCACACAGCTCGCAGTGTAAGCTCTCCCAGCTTGTGGCGCTCATACAAGTAAGGCTGCAGCACCTCCTTCACATTTTGAAGGAACTGGCGCATAATGAGCAGAGTGGCCAGCAtctgacaaagacagagagaaatcgTGTTAAAAAGAAGAGCAGGCGACCTGACTGAACACATTATACTGTACAAATGATGTGGAGAGTGTTTAAAAGAGATGCCTGTAAGCAGCTTAAAATACGAGGAATTAGAGAAAGTTCAACAGAGAGGAGCAGTGGGACAGAAGAATTGGCATAATGAGAGCAGTAGGATATACCCCGATGAGACTAATGCAACAAACCTAAACGCAATTATGTTTGCGGACACCACCAACAAGCAAATCAAATAAGGCAGAAAAGTGGGGCTGAATCTTCGCCATGCATTTAAAATTTCATCCACCAGTGATTGGGATTTGTCTGCAGTCGGACGGAAGGTGAAGCCCTTTTGAAAGAATCAACAGAAAGGAGTGCAGCCCCAGTAAAATCCTCCATCTAATTCACCGCGGATGTGATCATGACAACCCCTCAAGGCCTCTCAGTAGGAGTTGAACAACAAATGCAAATCGCTGCACAACAGGAAGAAATAAACTTACGTTAAACTTAAAGGATAGTTCTGGTTTATTATATGGATCTACTTCTTTAATATTCTAACTTTACATTGATACTTGAAAAGTTAATTGCTCCAATCTGGGTATACAGCAATATCACAAGAAAGGCCTGACAGTGCAACAAAGTAATAACTTTATTAGTTAAACAGTTAATTTAGTTCCTCATTTAGCATTTATAGCCAGTGTCATTGTCTGCTGCTGTGACAATGTTGGTCAGAACCACTGTAGGAAAACACACTGTCGCTGTTGGCTGCAACACAGAATGTAAGCCATGAATTGTTGACAAGACAAAGATAGAAAATAGTTTTCAGTCAGTGATGCAGACCTCAGAAAGTAGAAAAGAAGTTATCTTCTCCCGCTGTTAACTCCTGAAACATTCAGCACCGATTcacacacagagtcagacactgGCAGAATCAAGCCGACAACACCAGATGGTTTTGTCAGCTTTGTCAGGACACTGtggttttgcacattttgttgaGGCTAGCAACTGAGTTAATTTATTTCAGTCCTGTATGAAAGTgtctaaaaacaataaaagtcatgtttgtttaattttatttaagtttattttactCTACACGGTTATGGAGTTCTACTGTATTGACTGACTTTGCAGAAAGTAAAATTACCGTGACAAATATTTGTAGAAGCTGGGGCGTTCTGGTAGCTACTCAGATGTCAGGTGATGTTAACAGATTATGACAAGCGCAATGAGGTGGCACTCCAGCTGAGAGTGTAACAGAAACTGACAAGCGGGGTGAGAAATTGAGGTACAAGTGGTGATGGTTGTAGCAGAAAAACGCACACAAACTGCATGGCAGGCaacaaccaataaaaaaaaagccaaattgaTTCCCCACTtctatataaaagaaaaaagaattttatCAAAGGTGTGAGGAGAATGGAAGTCAGAGATAACATGGATCAATTAAACAATCAGATATTATGTTCTGACAGCCTGTTAAACTACTAGAGCACAAAACCACCTGTTATATTTACCAGAATTGGAGATGCAAGCTTTCACCAGACAGAGATAATCAAAAGACAGACTAGACTAATTTTATAAAGCTAGTTGCTAGTTGAAATGTGACATGCAAATGGACGACAAATCCGGTCAGAAATGAGCCTTCGACCCAGGCAGAAGATGAACAGGGGTCATACTTTGGACCTGAGCAAAGCCCTGGAGAACCAGGGAACAGAGGCCACAAGCGTCTGGACCTTGACGAAGAGGGAAGGCAGCACATTGACCCGGACCTGCCGTTGCAGACTCCTTAACAGAGACAACACCAGCAGCATCTTCCACAAATGGAGGGATGTGAAGGTGGATGGTTATGAAAATCAATACATGTACAGGAAAGTGCAAAGCATTTAGCCATGGGACACTGCTTTGATTCATGTTGGATGCCAGAAGAATTACTCAAGCAAACGTGTGACAGAGAAACATTAGAGCTGGGAGGTTTCTCACCTCTTTCAGGCGCTCCATGTCTTTGAGGTAGAATCCAATGTAAAAAAGGCTGAGATAAGAATTTACAAACTGAAActgcaaaagaaagaaatcccAGGTATTatttagaacaaaatgttttaaaatgtagttagATTAGATATTATGAAATAAGAAGCCACTTACAAGAACCATTTTGATGATGAGATTTTTCTCATAGGCACTCTGGAGTCTATagttttctgtgaaaaaaacaataaaaatcctcTCACATAACATAAGAGTTTACCGAGCATGCACAGTGTTAAAGAATCTCTGATAGAAGCAGCTTTATGAAGACTATATTGTATAAGAGATGCTCTGTTCTGGATGTAAAATTAGGTTTGGGTTTAGATGGAAGCTTCAATCTTACCCATGTCGTTGAGCCAGCAGGCAATTTTCCTGTACACCTCGTCACATGCAGTCACAGTGATAGCTAGCATGATTTTGGGGATGAAGCGAGCCAGCCGAGGCATTTCCTTGATCCCCATAACAAACTCCTGCAGTGACACAAGTGCAGCGTTAGATTAATCACCACAAGTCAAAAAAGGTGCATAAGCACTTCTGTACAACATTGGTCAAGGAGAGTTTTCTCTTGCTTTATTCACATTAGGTTCCACACATTGGCTTTATAGTTCCCAGAACACAGCTTTCAAATAAGTAAAGGTGCAGGATAAAGGACGTCATTGGTAAACCACCACTGCTCTGTTTgcacaagcagaaaaaaaaaaaaaaaaaacagatgctgaCAGTTGACTGACCTGCAGCTCAAAGCAGATGAGCATGACCAGGAAGACAAAGCAAAGGCAGAGGATACAGATGGGCAGGCTGACCAGCCACCTGAATACACGCCTTCGCCACGGAGGATAATAGAACTCCTCACATCCTGTTATGGGACTGCAGCGCTTGATTCCCTGCGAGCAAAGAGAGGACTACAATAACCATCTTGTGGTTGTATGTTGACAAGCATGTCTGTCCAAACTCATATTCTAGTTATTTGATTGTATGTCCATATGTCCATATGTATTAAATACATATGGACATTTGTGCCACGTTTGAGAGGCGCAAAGGTCATTGTGACCTTGCAAGGAAGTTTCTGAGACACAGGAATGTTATATATGTACATTCAGTACAAACATTATGCATACGACTACGGCTGCCACCGGCAGGGAGACCTAAAAGCTCATAAGAGATGAGAGGTGAATGGAGGGAATCGCAAGTGTAGTTTCTCTCACCCGAAACTGAGGCCGTGGTTCCTCCAGGGACTCAGCAGGAGTATCCAGTGTTCCCCACTTGTACGCCAGCTCAGCCCCCCTCCTCTTCCACCGCTCCAGGAACAGAGTGGCCCACACCACGTTGAACAGGGCAAACACCACACAGCAGATGTCACGGCTTGTCTGACCCACCCCCCAAACGCAAACATACACAGCCGCTTGAGATTACGATCAGTAAATATCGAAGCTTGATTGGTAATAACGAAAACTTTCTCTCCTCACCTGATCTGACTCAGTGAGCATCCAAAGCACAAAGCCGATCACAGCAGGATATAACATAGAAGTGGTGTAAAATCCCAGCCAGGCAAAATACATGGCGATTTTCACCCCAAAGTAGTCACAGATATCATCTGTAAACACAGGTGAAAATTTTAATTGGAATAAAATTTTACAAGGAAATTTATTTAtacttatttctttaaaaaaaacacacaaaatgctaAAGTTGTGCATGAAAATCACATTCTGCAAACTGTGTATATTGTCCTGTGGTTTCACTACTGCATTGGGTCgcgtttagtgtgtgtgtctgcgtgtgtgttttgctaAACTAACCTAAAGGCTGTTTCTCACAAACAGCCTGAACCCACGACTTCATGAGCTGACTGAGGATCCTCTGCTCATGCAGAGGAAACACCTGCTGGATCACACCTCGCGCACTCAGCTCCGGGACTGTAGAGAGCAAAGTAAATTGCTGTAAATTGAATTTGTTTCAAGAAAGAAATCCACAAAACATTTATATCTACTCATTGAGTAGATATAAAGAGCAATAAAACTTTAGGCTGCAGTAAAACATAAGATCCATCACATGCACATAGTAACACTGTACAGATACAGGAAGCAGCTTACTGATTGCCTGGCCCTCAAGAAAGTAGATATTATGAAGCACCTCCCCATGTTTGGCACGTAGATTGTCCAGCCAGTATTTAATGATGCTCTGTCTCTCCTACAGCGAACAGGATCAGTGAGTCAGGGGAAGGCCTTCAGAGTGTGTTTACCtgcatgtgggtgtgtgagagACCCTGACCTGTGACGTGAAGAAGCACAATTCGCTCTCAATGTTCTCGTAGATGTAGTCCTCCTCACAGGAGAAGCTTCTTGTTCCCCCTCCGAACTCGGGCTTCACCGCTTTCCTCAGTCCCATCTCCTCAGCACCTCGCAACAAACTGCAGGAAAATCCACAAATACTTTAACCcaagttttaaaaattactaTGTCCGCTGTCTCCAGTCTGTCATCTGAGGTTTCTGTGCTTTCCCTCAACCCTTTTTAAgctacatttcccataattcTTTTCAGCACCCctgaaaatattgaatttcaCTGTCAGCTGCGGTGTCGGTGGAGAGCACCATATTGATAGTGATTCCACAGAGAGTTATTTGTCCAACTGAAAAGTGCAAAATAATTGTTAGTTGCAGTCCTATTGGGGAAAACCCTTTCTTACTCTTGGCTTTGTAGAAAAGATTTTACTCTGAATTACTGCAgcatgtttgtcttgttttccaCAAGAATGGGAAAACCAAAAATCAGTAACGATGGATGGATTGTCCTTTACGGTCAGCTCAACTCTCCTCTTTAACGTCATCACTCTCATCATCTCATCTCCCAGCAACTCCTCCTCCCCCGTGTGTCCTGTCTGGTCCCCCTCCTTCTTTCTTCCCCCATAGCACTCTTCATCCTTTTATCTTCCAAAGCCCTCTCCTTTTCGCCCCCCCCCCTTTCATTTCATCacccctttctcctctccttctgtcCTTCCTAGCAGCTTTGTGCTGAAGTCATAGTAATAATGCAGCACCAGGCCCTCTGTTGTATGCAGGCTCACAGCTCACCTCGTCCTGTCacataaatatatgtgtgtgtgtgtgtttttttttgtttgttttctttttttctatgtaCACATTTACAGGAATCCTAGCCTGGGTGGGCCTgtaacatccatccatcatacAGTTCCTGGCACCTCGAGGAGCAGGACAGAGAGGTAAGTTCAGCACTATGATGGATTACAGCAGAAATGTGAGGCGTAAGCTTCTGTATTATCAGTGAGTACTGCTTCGTGTGCACCACCATTACAATAAAGGTcatttttttgaagaaaaaacaaaacaaaacatggctGTATCTTTAAACCAACTGTTTAATAATCTAAGCCAATAACTTTAAAGCATTTCAGAGGTGTGCACCTCCTGCTGCTGCCAGGAATCTTAATGAGAATCTCCCTCTCTC includes:
- the ano8b gene encoding anoctamin-8 isoform X2 produces the protein MPDTGTAAAAAAGGATTAGDGLESSRHRHRTQQGDAERPEPGAAPPQSSGVLDKLFGKRLLQAGRHIMSHKSWMKTVPTENCDVLMTFADTTDDHTLLWLLNHIRLGIPELIIQIRHHKHTQVYAFFVTATYENLLRGAEEMGLRKAVKPEFGGGTRSFSCEEDYIYENIESELCFFTSQERQSIIKYWLDNLRAKHGEVLHNIYFLEGQAIIPELSARGVIQQVFPLHEQRILSQLMKSWVQAVCEKQPLDDICDYFGVKIAMYFAWLGFYTTSMLYPAVIGFVLWMLTESDQTSRDICCVVFALFNVVWATLFLERWKRRGAELAYKWGTLDTPAESLEEPRPQFRGIKRCSPITGCEEFYYPPWRRRVFRWLVSLPICILCLCFVFLVMLICFELQEFVMGIKEMPRLARFIPKIMLAITVTACDEVYRKIACWLNDMENYRLQSAYEKNLIIKMVLFQFVNSYLSLFYIGFYLKDMERLKEMLLVLSLLRSLQRQVRVNVLPSLFVKVQTLVASVPWFSRALLRSKMLATLLIMRQFLQNVKEVLQPYLYERHKLGELTLRAVWELLLSVLLKYARLAAGKAQSSPTDLTMPGPGLRGTKPGVGQSERREKKCLNGGCGVPDEEEGVERDEADSGRFSEGETEEESLIDCGLKLRKVSFIEKVDRRPACSGPPMDNSFLEEGSPTMVEKGMDPASVFEMCDDDDDNGIHDVKESGGGGTGAAEGINAPAGAAAAAGATPLPAGSESSTSLRQRRRGRSAERPEPKMKRESWMDPPEERASTTLTQAEMESCMQTYADYQEMFVQFGYVVLFSSAFPLAAMCALINNIIEIRSDAFKLCTGLQRPFGVRVESIGQWQTAMEAMGLIAIIVNCYLIGQCGQLQRLFPWLSPEMAIISIVILEHFAILLKYVIHVAIPDIPTWVREEMAKLDYQRREAFKKHERQAQQHYQQLQRRKREEEERQRQAEHMARRERERDDSKGETSGDHHHDKSHNNKSRPGGGPGGGGGGGGGGVSDKPKRPSSLLANNNVMKLKQIIPLQSKFSSGGARSPQSPTGSEPKLPGFLSFKFLKSPENKKEGAAASGATTTATNASVTASSSSSSSSGSSSQERSQSPSKAFNPGKLFNFGKSEGGTCVNGPPLPRSGEGSSSQTSDRQPSRSDLNGIPDEIPSPGGEGSENGHSTDLNLNGSKV
- the ano8b gene encoding anoctamin-8 isoform X1, whose product is MPDTGTAAAAAAGGATTAGDGLESSRHRHRTQQGDAERPEPGAAPPQSSGVLDKLFGKRLLQAGRHIMSHKSWMKTVPTENCDVLMTFADTTDDHTLLWLLNHIRLGIPELIIQIRHHKHTQVYAFFVTATYENLLRGAEEMGLRKAVKPEFGGGTRSFSCEEDYIYENIESELCFFTSQERQSIIKYWLDNLRAKHGEVLHNIYFLEGQAIIPELSARGVIQQVFPLHEQRILSQLMKSWVQAVCEKQPLDDICDYFGVKIAMYFAWLGFYTTSMLYPAVIGFVLWMLTESDQTSRDICCVVFALFNVVWATLFLERWKRRGAELAYKWGTLDTPAESLEEPRPQFRGIKRCSPITGCEEFYYPPWRRRVFRWLVSLPICILCLCFVFLVMLICFELQEFVMGIKEMPRLARFIPKIMLAITVTACDEVYRKIACWLNDMENYRLQSAYEKNLIIKMVLFQFVNSYLSLFYIGFYLKDMERLKEMLLVLSLLRSLQRQVRVNVLPSLFVKVQTLVASVPWFSRALLRSKMLATLLIMRQFLQNVKEVLQPYLYERHKLGELTLRAVWELLLSVLLKYARLAAGKAQSSPTDLTMPGPGLRGTKPGVGQSERREKKCLNGGCGVPDEEEGVERDEADSGRFSEGETEEESLIDCGLKLRKVSFIEKVDRRPACSGPPMDNSFLEEGSPTMVEKGMDPASVFEMCDDDDDNGIHDVKESGGGGTGAAEGINAPAGAAAAAGATPLPAGSESSTSLRQRRRGRSAERPEPKMKRESWMDPPEERASTTLTQAEMESCMQTYADTFQDYQEMFVQFGYVVLFSSAFPLAAMCALINNIIEIRSDAFKLCTGLQRPFGVRVESIGQWQTAMEAMGLIAIIVNCYLIGQCGQLQRLFPWLSPEMAIISIVILEHFAILLKYVIHVAIPDIPTWVREEMAKLDYQRREAFKKHERQAQQHYQQLQRRKREEEERQRQAEHMARRERERDDSKGETSGDHHHDKSHNNKSRPGGGPGGGGGGGGGGVSDKPKRPSSLLANNNVMKLKQIIPLQSKFSSGGARSPQSPTGSEPKLPGFLSFKFLKSPENKKEGAAASGATTTATNASVTASSSSSSSSGSSSQERSQSPSKAFNPGKLFNFGKSEGGTCVNGPPLPRSGEGSSSQTSDRQPSRSDLNGIPDEIPSPGGEGSENGHSTDLNLNGSKV
- the ano8b gene encoding anoctamin-8 isoform X4 yields the protein MPDTGTAAAAAAGGATTAGDGLESSRHRHRTQQGDAERPEPGAAPPQSSGVLDKLFGKRLLQAGRHIMSHKSWMKTVPTENCDVLMTFADTTDDHTLLWLLNHIRLGIPELIIQIRHHKHTQVYAFFVTATYENLLRGAEEMGLRKAVKPEFGGGTRSFSCEEDYIYENIESELCFFTSQERQSIIKYWLDNLRAKHGEVLHNIYFLEGQAIIPELSARGVIQQVFPLHEQRILSQLMKSWVQAVCEKQPLDDICDYFGVKIAMYFAWLGFYTTSMLYPAVIGFVLWMLTESDQTSRDICCVVFALFNVVWATLFLERWKRRGAELAYKWGTLDTPAESLEEPRPQFRGIKRCSPITGCEEFYYPPWRRRVFRWLVSLPICILCLCFVFLVMLICFELQEFVMGIKEMPRLARFIPKIMLAITVTACDEVYRKIACWLNDMENYRLQSAYEKNLIIKMVLFQFVNSYLSLFYIGFYLKDMERLKEMLATLLIMRQFLQNVKEVLQPYLYERHKLGELTLRAVWELLLSVLLKYARLAAGKAQSSPTDLTMPGPGLRGTKPGVGQSERREKKCLNGGCGVPDEEEGVERDEADSGRFSEGETEEESLIDCGLKLRKVSFIEKVDRRPACSGPPMDNSFLEEGSPTMVEKGMDPASVFEMCDDDDDNGIHDVKESGGGGTGAAEGINAPAGAAAAAGATPLPAGSESSTSLRQRRRGRSAERPEPKMKRESWMDPPEERASTTLTQAEMESCMQTYADTFQDYQEMFVQFGYVVLFSSAFPLAAMCALINNIIEIRSDAFKLCTGLQRPFGVRVESIGQWQTAMEAMGLIAIIVNCYLIGQCGQLQRLFPWLSPEMAIISIVILEHFAILLKYVIHVAIPDIPTWVREEMAKLDYQRREAFKKHERQAQQHYQQLQRRKREEEERQRQAEHMARRERERDDSKGETSGDHHHDKSHNNKSRPGGGPGGGGGGGGGGVSDKPKRPSSLLANNNVMKLKQIIPLQSKFSSGGARSPQSPTGSEPKLPGFLSFKFLKSPENKKEGAAASGATTTATNASVTASSSSSSSSGSSSQERSQSPSKAFNPGKLFNFGKSEGGTCVNGPPLPRSGEGSSSQTSDRQPSRSDLNGIPDEIPSPGGEGSENGHSTDLNLNGSKV
- the ano8b gene encoding anoctamin-8 isoform X3, which gives rise to MLENVLQKGREAWNQIKLFQPLYKLFGKRLLQAGRHIMSHKSWMKTVPTENCDVLMTFADTTDDHTLLWLLNHIRLGIPELIIQIRHHKHTQVYAFFVTATYENLLRGAEEMGLRKAVKPEFGGGTRSFSCEEDYIYENIESELCFFTSQERQSIIKYWLDNLRAKHGEVLHNIYFLEGQAIIPELSARGVIQQVFPLHEQRILSQLMKSWVQAVCEKQPLDDICDYFGVKIAMYFAWLGFYTTSMLYPAVIGFVLWMLTESDQTSRDICCVVFALFNVVWATLFLERWKRRGAELAYKWGTLDTPAESLEEPRPQFRGIKRCSPITGCEEFYYPPWRRRVFRWLVSLPICILCLCFVFLVMLICFELQEFVMGIKEMPRLARFIPKIMLAITVTACDEVYRKIACWLNDMENYRLQSAYEKNLIIKMVLFQFVNSYLSLFYIGFYLKDMERLKEMLLVLSLLRSLQRQVRVNVLPSLFVKVQTLVASVPWFSRALLRSKMLATLLIMRQFLQNVKEVLQPYLYERHKLGELTLRAVWELLLSVLLKYARLAAGKAQSSPTDLTMPGPGLRGTKPGVGQSERREKKCLNGGCGVPDEEEGVERDEADSGRFSEGETEEESLIDCGLKLRKVSFIEKVDRRPACSGPPMDNSFLEEGSPTMVEKGMDPASVFEMCDDDDDNGIHDVKESGGGGTGAAEGINAPAGAAAAAGATPLPAGSESSTSLRQRRRGRSAERPEPKMKRESWMDPPEERASTTLTQAEMESCMQTYADTFQDYQEMFVQFGYVVLFSSAFPLAAMCALINNIIEIRSDAFKLCTGLQRPFGVRVESIGQWQTAMEAMGLIAIIVNCYLIGQCGQLQRLFPWLSPEMAIISIVILEHFAILLKYVIHVAIPDIPTWVREEMAKLDYQRREAFKKHERQAQQHYQQLQRRKREEEERQRQAEHMARRERERDDSKGETSGDHHHDKSHNNKSRPGGGPGGGGGGGGGGVSDKPKRPSSLLANNNVMKLKQIIPLQSKFSSGGARSPQSPTGSEPKLPGFLSFKFLKSPENKKEGAAASGATTTATNASVTASSSSSSSSGSSSQERSQSPSKAFNPGKLFNFGKSEGGTCVNGPPLPRSGEGSSSQTSDRQPSRSDLNGIPDEIPSPGGEGSENGHSTDLNLNGSKV